A genomic stretch from Leishmania donovani BPK282A1 complete genome, chromosome 36 includes:
- a CDS encoding choline/ethanolamine phosphotransferase (CEPT), putative: MPRKSTARHESINPLENEYIPPAYLPNLRKYKYSSTDLSIVSRYVLQRYWNFVVNLVPMTVAPNCITFTGFLIGMSSTALLLYYYFFEGGVYPSWCLYYAAFALFAYQTLDAIDGKQARRTGTGSPLGELFDHGCDAFLTPFVLLNVSLATYMTPVERFWLSTISSMSLFTVIWEQFSTGTFDLGYVNGPAEGIILNCVLFIVSGVYGESIWDTSAVGPYDVAYPPVLSRFFPGCNGTVHIESVRSVLFILFLVSCPFTILVNVVHAVLRPTVHASKVMPMLALAPIVTMTALAVHVFVVFPNLTVRFPFAMEISYGLLMSITVTRLTLARLSAMPYRTVNWHIVFFFVALAAASAMHYAGDAAVSHDLVETLLGWTLTGLAVFAAMQYGHMILSAFTQIARYLSISIMTIKPNKSD; encoded by the coding sequence ATGCCCCGGAAGTCGACGGCACGGCACGAGAGCATCAACCCGCTCGAAAATGAGTATATTCCGCCGGCGTATTTGCCCAACTTGAGGAAGTACAAGTACTCCAGCACGGACCTCTCCATAGTGAGCCGGTATGTCCTGCAGCGATACTGGAACTTTGTCGTGAACCTTGTTCCCATGACCGTCGCGCCAAACTGCATCACGTTTACGGGGTTTCTCATCGGCATGTCCTCAACGGCCTTGCTGCTATACTACTACTTCTTTGAGGGGGGCGTGTACCCCAGCTGGTGCTTATACTACGCTGCCTTCGCGCTCTTCGCCTACCAAACCCTAGATGCCATTGATGGCAAGCaagcgcgccgcaccggcaccggtAGCCCGCTCGGCGAGCTTTTTGACCACGGCTGTGACGCCTTCCTCACTCCGTTTGTACTGCTCAACGTGAGCCTTGCCACCTACATGACGCCCGTGGAGCGCTTCTGGCTCTCAACCATCTCATCCATGAGCCTGTTCACCGTGATCTGGGAGCAGTTCAGCACCGGGACGTTCGACCTGGGCTATGTAAATGGCCCGGCGGAGGGCATCATCCTCAACTGCGTGCTCTTCATCGTCTCGGGTGTGTATGGCGAGTCTATCTGGGATACGTCGGCTGTCGGACCGTATGATGTGGCATACCCGCCAGTGCTGTCCCGGTTTTTTCCTGGCTGCAACGGCACCGTTCACATCGAGTCCGTCCGCAGTGTCCTCTTTATCTTATTCCTGGTTTCATGTCCTTTCACGATTCTCGTGAATGTAGTACACGCTGTACTTCGGCCAACGGTGCACGCTTCGAAGGTGATGCCCATGCTCGCGCTAGCTCCGATCGTCacgatgacggcgctggcggtgcacgTGTTCGTGGTGTTCCCCAACTTGACGGTGCGTTTTCCGTTTGCGATGGAGATCAGTTATGGCCTGCTCATGTCCATTACGGTAACGCGGCTGACGCTGGCGCGGCTCAGCGCCATGCCGTACAGAACTGTGAATTGGCACAtcgttttcttcttcgttgccctggcagcggcatcggcgaTGCACTACGCTGGCGATGCGGCTGTGTCGCATGATTTGGTGGAAACACTTCTCGGTTGGACGCTGACGGGGCTGGCCGTGTTCGCCGCGATGCAGTACGGCCACATGATTCTCTCCGCGTTCACCCAGATCGCCCGCTACCTCAGTATCTCTATTATGACCATAAAGCCAAATAAGTCAGATTAG
- a CDS encoding kinetoplast DNA-associated protein, putative, with product MFRAARLLRGVSPFSVFLMDQKNNPSLQGVSIAKRGKMLSKMYKELSQQQRRDLQKRAQVHPSLRKRKRARPPRKTEFAEFVRQNYKVVQGLNYRKRFSALSQLYELHKPIDVQVAKALKEANARKVTSAKTAVKKAATKPKTAKRAKAEKSAAKKSAGKK from the coding sequence ATGTTCCGCGCAGCTCGTCTTCTCCGCGGCGTTAGCCCCTTCTCCGTCTTCCTGATGGACCAGAAGAACAACCCGTCGCTACAGGGCGTGTCGATTGCGAAGCGCGGCAAGATGCTCTCCAAGATGTACAAGGAgctctcgcagcagcagcgtcgcgatCTACAGAAAAGAGCGCAGGTGCACCCAAGCCTGCGCAAGCGGAAGCGCGCAAGGCCGCCGCGCAAGACGGAATTCGCCGAGTTTGTGCGTCAGAACTACAAGGTAGTGCAGGGTCTCAACTACCGCAAGCGCTTCTCTGCCTTGTCTCAGCTATACGAGCTCCACAAGCCGATCGATGTGCAAGTGGCCAAAGCACTAAAAGAGGCAAATGCCAGAAAGGTTACCTCGGCCAAGACCGCTGTGAAAAAGGCTGCCACCAAGCCCAAGACCGCCAAGAGAGCCAAGGCGGAGAAAAGCGCCGCGAAGAAGTCTGCCGGAAAGAAATAG